From one Gossypium hirsutum isolate 1008001.06 chromosome D08, Gossypium_hirsutum_v2.1, whole genome shotgun sequence genomic stretch:
- the LOC121219801 gene encoding dynamin-related protein 5A-like: MEKARSLKLCLDSVSMWVKLKWEEDSKEYGSPVVSASTIADVIKSRTKALLKKTKTSVSPKPIVMRAEFAHCPNLNIIDTPGFDLKLLGDSHGFSDSIECVISIG, translated from the exons ATGGAAAAAGCTCGCTCCTTGAAGCTTTGCTTGGATTCCGTTTCAATGTGGGTGAAATTGAAATGG GAAGAAGATTCTAAAGAATATGGAAGTCCAGTTGTTTCAGCATCAACAATTGCGGATGTCATAAAATCAAGAACCAAGGCACTTCTGAAGAAGACTAAAACTTCAGTTTCTCCTAAGCCAATTGTAATGAGAGCTGAATTCGCACACTGTCCCAACCTCAACATCATTGATACCCCAGGATTTGATCTGAAG CTACTTGGTGACAGTCATGGGTTTAGTGACTCCATAGAGTGTGTCATTAGCATTGGTTGA